A region from the Salvia splendens isolate huo1 chromosome 15, SspV2, whole genome shotgun sequence genome encodes:
- the LOC121767353 gene encoding protein BIG GRAIN 1-like E, with protein MILHTQNRQQTKSNSASSDPSKVRKNSFHWRSDSGELDVFEAARYFSAANDHLNGVNFVRDPNRHHLPRRSLDVTIMRSNPIPPDYHHQITDQKQPIKDQSKKFKQPSSPGGRLASFLNSLFSQSSLKKKKKSSKSSAKDLEEESPGGRRKRRSSISHFRITSTAKNAAAAEIGSGFRTPPPYVITPTKSHKELARFADQHHQAVSVPMKGTSLKQSLEKLRVSEKMNLKKLSEEEDGAESDSSSDLFDLPNHELDFFSSSLPVYETTHMESIRIGMPISSAT; from the coding sequence ATGATTCTCCACACACAAAATCGGCAGCAAACAAAGTCAAATTCCGCCTCATCAGATCCAAGCAAGGTACGCAAAAACTCCTTCCACTGGCGGAGCGACTCCGGCGAGCTCGACGTTTTCGAGGCGGCGCGCTACTTCTCCGCCGCCAACGACCATCTCAACGGCGTCAACTTCGTCAGAGATCCTAACCGCCACCACCTCCCTCGCCGGAGCCTGGACGTCACGATCATGCGATCAAATCCAATTCCTCCAGACTACCATCACCAAATCACAGACCAAAAGCAACCGATCAAAGATCAGAGTAAAAAATTCAAGCAGCCGAGCTCCCCCGGCGGCCGCCTCGCCAGCTTCTTAAACTCTCTCTTCAGCCAATCATcgctgaagaagaagaagaaatcgtCAAAATCCTCCGCCAAGGATTTGGAAGAGGAGAGCCCCGGcgggaggaggaagaggaggagcaGCATCAGCCACTTCAGAATCACGAGCACCGCCAAAAACGCCGCCGCAGCGGAGATCGGATCTGGATTTAGAACTCCGCCGCCTTACGTGATTACTCCGACGAAATCGCACAAGGAGCTGGCGCGATTCGCCGATCAGCATCATCAAGCAGTTTCCGTGCCTATGAAAGGGACGAGTTTAAAGCAGAGTTTGGAGAAATTGAGGGTTTCTGAGAagatgaatttaaaaaaattgagcgAAGAAGAGGATGGGGCGGAGAGTGATTCGAGTTCGGATCTGTTTGATTTGCCTAATCATGAATTGGATTTCTTTTCGAGTAGCTTGCCTGTTTACGAGACTACTCATATGGAAAGTATTAGAATTGGAATGCCTATTTCCAGCGCAACATAA